The Niastella koreensis GR20-10 genome includes a window with the following:
- a CDS encoding M15 family metallopeptidase, which translates to MLYKIVLKRGIYLMVLSFFFHAASCLAQTTSVSKYGVPVINKFTDYQLTVRNDSAKKMVELLKLMPNLLYDLRYATTNNFTHLQLYVPATRHTYLRLPAARALAAVQKELNARGYGLKIFDAYRPYDVTVKFWELIKDERYVANPSRGSGHNRGLAVDLTIVDLKSHQELDMGTGFDNFSDTAHQGFTALPPAVLDHRKLLTDLMEKYGFTKLDTEWWHFFWNNDRGYEVLDIPFSELAK; encoded by the coding sequence ATGTTATACAAAATAGTGCTTAAGCGTGGTATTTACCTTATGGTCTTATCGTTTTTTTTCCACGCAGCTTCCTGTCTGGCGCAAACAACAAGTGTTAGTAAATATGGCGTGCCGGTTATTAACAAATTCACTGACTATCAATTAACTGTACGCAATGATTCTGCCAAAAAAATGGTGGAATTGCTAAAATTAATGCCCAACCTTCTATACGATCTCCGGTATGCCACCACCAACAATTTTACCCATTTACAACTATACGTTCCAGCTACCCGCCACACGTATTTGCGGTTACCTGCCGCCCGAGCCCTGGCAGCTGTACAAAAAGAATTGAATGCCCGGGGCTATGGCCTCAAGATCTTTGATGCCTACCGGCCTTACGACGTTACGGTAAAGTTTTGGGAACTAATTAAGGATGAACGGTATGTGGCCAACCCCTCCAGAGGCTCAGGTCATAACCGCGGCCTTGCGGTTGACCTCACCATTGTTGATTTAAAAAGCCACCAGGAATTGGATATGGGCACCGGCTTCGATAATTTCAGCGATACGGCGCATCAGGGCTTTACTGCTTTACCACCAGCTGTGCTGGACCACCGGAAGCTGTTAACGGATCTAATGGAGAAGTATGGGTTTACCAAACTGGATACCGAATGGTGGCATTTTTTCTGGAACAATGATCGGGGGTATGAGGTGTTGGATATTCCGTTTAGTGAATTAGCTAAATGA
- a CDS encoding thiamine-binding protein, with amino-acid sequence MHQYTINASIQIVPIVLDKHPYLWVDDAIAIIQQSGIKYEVTPFATILEGTYEEVMRVIHQVNEFLYQKGCAEWIANLQIQIRSTWNITGEEKTGKFKMENEEGNTKY; translated from the coding sequence ATGCATCAGTATACGATAAACGCCTCTATTCAAATAGTGCCCATTGTACTGGATAAACATCCTTACCTGTGGGTTGATGATGCCATTGCGATCATTCAACAATCCGGCATCAAATATGAAGTAACACCCTTTGCCACCATCCTGGAAGGCACGTATGAAGAAGTGATGCGGGTGATTCACCAGGTAAATGAATTTCTATACCAGAAAGGCTGTGCAGAATGGATTGCTAATTTGCAAATACAGATTAGGAGTACCTGGAATATTACGGGGGAGGAGAAGACGGGGAAATTTAAAATGGAGAATGAGGAAGGGAATACAAAATATTGA
- a CDS encoding chorismate synthase, translated as MNSFGRIFKVTIFGESHGESVGVNIDGCPAGLPLTVEDFLVDIERRKGGTQKGTTPRKEDDLPIFKSGLFNNKTTGAPVTIIFENKNTRSGDYEKLRDFPRPSHADFVAHDKFGGYEDYRGGGHFSGRLTVCLVAVGVIAKKLLQYHSSTVAANILEIGGEKDLEKGLQKAIDAKDSIGGIVECRANVPKGLGEPFFDSAESLISHAVFAIPAVRGIEFGTGFAAARMFGLEHNDAIIDTNGTTRTNHAGGIVGGITNGNELVFRIAIKPTASTPKEQDTLNWKTGEVDTFSVKGRHDLCIALRVPVVLEAVTAMVLVDLMMMEQQLNRLVPPAVTESNQ; from the coding sequence ATGAATAGTTTCGGACGCATATTCAAAGTGACCATATTTGGTGAATCGCATGGGGAAAGTGTAGGGGTGAATATTGATGGCTGCCCGGCCGGGTTGCCATTGACAGTAGAAGATTTCCTGGTAGATATCGAGCGTCGTAAGGGTGGAACCCAAAAAGGTACTACACCGCGTAAAGAAGATGATCTGCCGATTTTCAAAAGCGGGTTGTTCAATAATAAAACAACCGGCGCCCCCGTCACCATCATCTTTGAGAACAAGAATACGCGTTCGGGCGATTATGAAAAGTTGCGCGATTTTCCCCGCCCCAGTCATGCCGATTTTGTAGCCCACGATAAATTTGGCGGCTATGAAGATTATCGCGGCGGTGGTCATTTCAGCGGCCGGTTAACTGTATGTCTTGTTGCAGTAGGCGTAATTGCAAAAAAGTTGCTGCAATATCACAGCAGCACAGTTGCAGCCAACATCCTGGAAATTGGCGGTGAAAAAGACCTGGAGAAAGGATTACAAAAAGCCATCGATGCCAAAGATTCCATTGGTGGTATTGTAGAATGCCGCGCCAATGTGCCTAAAGGATTGGGCGAACCGTTTTTCGATTCAGCAGAGTCATTGATCAGCCATGCCGTGTTTGCGATCCCTGCAGTGCGCGGCATTGAATTCGGGACAGGTTTTGCAGCCGCCCGCATGTTCGGACTGGAACACAATGATGCTATCATAGATACAAACGGTACTACCCGCACCAACCATGCCGGTGGGATAGTAGGCGGGATAACCAATGGCAATGAATTGGTGTTCCGTATCGCCATAAAACCAACCGCTTCTACCCCAAAAGAACAGGATACGCTGAACTGGAAAACCGGTGAGGTGGATACCTTTTCGGTAAAAGGCCGCCACGACCTGTGTATTGCCCTGCGGGTGCCGGTAGTACTGGAAGCAGTGACCGCCATGGTACTGGTTGACCTGATGATGATGGAACAACAATTAAACAGACTGGTTCCGCCTGCTGTTACTGAATCAAACCAGTAA
- the aroA gene encoding 3-phosphoshikimate 1-carboxyvinyltransferase, with protein MVVTIQPSQIKGSIQAPASKSSMQRGCAASLLFKGTTIIRNPGHSNDDKAALGVIQDMGAVVKKLDDGSLQITGGGVSPDCDAVNCGESGLGIRMFTPIIALSNKRITINGEGSLVTRPMDFFDEVLPQLGVEIISKEGKLPLQVKGPLTPKNITIDGSLSSQFLTGLLFGYAASNAKDVTITVDNLKSKPYIDLTLTVMKQFGWEVENRNYEQFHFAGNNKQAASPLIYTVEGDWSGAAFLLVTGAIAGDIVVKGLDVQSTQADRAVLQALQACGAKMSIQSEQIEIGPAALKAFQFDATECPDLFPPLVALAAYCKGTTVIEGVTRLTHKESNRALTLQEEFGKMGVEIELQDNLMLIKGGNGLKGAAVHSHHDHRIAMACAVAALKATGETVISEAQAINKSYPDFYEHIQVLGAVLKKEGSAQNAH; from the coding sequence ATGGTAGTAACGATTCAACCTTCCCAAATAAAAGGTTCCATTCAGGCGCCGGCTTCCAAAAGCTCTATGCAACGGGGTTGCGCCGCCTCTTTACTCTTCAAAGGAACCACCATCATTCGTAATCCCGGTCATTCAAACGACGATAAAGCGGCCCTGGGTGTTATTCAGGACATGGGCGCTGTGGTAAAAAAACTCGACGACGGTTCATTACAAATTACCGGTGGTGGGGTTAGCCCTGATTGTGATGCCGTGAATTGTGGCGAAAGTGGATTAGGCATACGCATGTTCACGCCCATCATCGCTTTAAGCAATAAACGCATTACCATCAATGGCGAAGGCAGCCTGGTTACCCGCCCCATGGATTTCTTTGATGAAGTATTGCCGCAACTGGGTGTGGAGATCATTTCAAAAGAAGGCAAATTACCCTTACAGGTAAAGGGGCCGTTAACCCCAAAAAATATTACGATCGACGGGTCGTTGAGCTCACAATTCCTGACCGGATTACTGTTCGGATATGCAGCTTCCAATGCAAAGGATGTTACCATTACGGTAGATAACCTGAAAAGCAAACCCTACATCGATCTTACCTTAACGGTAATGAAGCAGTTTGGCTGGGAAGTGGAGAACCGGAATTATGAACAATTTCATTTTGCAGGTAATAATAAACAAGCTGCTTCGCCACTCATTTATACCGTAGAAGGCGACTGGAGCGGTGCTGCCTTTCTACTGGTAACCGGCGCCATTGCCGGCGACATAGTGGTAAAGGGATTGGATGTACAATCAACCCAGGCAGATCGTGCGGTATTGCAGGCCTTACAGGCTTGTGGCGCTAAAATGTCTATTCAGTCAGAACAGATTGAAATCGGACCAGCTGCCTTAAAAGCATTCCAGTTCGACGCTACTGAATGTCCTGACCTGTTTCCCCCACTGGTAGCGCTGGCTGCCTATTGCAAAGGCACTACGGTGATAGAAGGCGTAACACGTCTTACCCATAAAGAAAGCAACCGCGCGCTTACGCTGCAGGAAGAGTTTGGTAAAATGGGGGTTGAAATAGAATTGCAGGATAACCTGATGCTGATAAAGGGCGGTAATGGATTAAAAGGCGCGGCCGTGCATTCGCACCACGATCACCGCATTGCAATGGCTTGTGCCGTGGCAGCTTTAAAAGCAACCGGCGAAACTGTTATCAGCGAAGCACAAGCGATCAATAAATCGTATCCTGATTTTTATGAGCATATTCAAGTGTTGGGTGCAGTATTGAAGAAAGAAGGTTCAGCGCAGAACGCACATTAA
- the aroB gene encoding 3-dehydroquinate synthase, producing MQTKSYRFSSATVNYYFDADFSKLEKMVGQEHAVLVTDEHVFQAHKKKLKGWNCITLKPGEEYKVQATVDSIIEQLIEFKADRSTWLIGIGGGVVTDITGYVAAVYMRGIKCGFVPTTILAMVDASIGGKNGIDVGIYKNLVGTIRQPQFLLYDYSFLKSLPKQEWVNGFAEIIKHGCIKDLSLFKELEKNKLTYYQKNKPALAKLIRRNAEIKSTVVQADEFEKGERRLLNFGHTLGHAIENMYELSHGQAISIGMTAACQISEKLVKFKDSERVIDVLDKYGLPTLANFDKPKAFEVLKMDKKREQKEMNYVLLEKIGKGIVKTIPMTQLEKIVNEL from the coding sequence ATGCAAACAAAAAGTTACCGGTTTTCATCCGCCACCGTAAATTATTACTTCGATGCCGACTTTTCCAAACTGGAAAAAATGGTTGGACAGGAGCACGCGGTGCTGGTCACTGATGAACATGTTTTTCAGGCCCATAAAAAAAAGCTGAAGGGTTGGAACTGTATTACCCTGAAGCCGGGTGAAGAATATAAAGTACAGGCCACGGTGGATTCTATCATTGAACAACTGATAGAGTTCAAAGCCGATCGCAGCACCTGGCTCATAGGTATTGGCGGTGGCGTTGTTACCGACATTACCGGCTATGTGGCCGCGGTGTACATGCGGGGTATAAAATGTGGCTTTGTGCCCACCACTATCCTGGCCATGGTAGATGCGTCTATCGGTGGCAAGAACGGCATCGATGTAGGCATTTATAAAAACCTGGTTGGCACCATTCGCCAGCCGCAGTTTTTATTATATGACTACAGCTTTTTAAAATCGCTGCCCAAACAGGAATGGGTGAATGGCTTTGCAGAGATCATCAAACATGGTTGCATAAAAGACCTGTCGCTGTTCAAAGAGCTCGAAAAGAACAAACTCACTTATTACCAGAAAAATAAACCGGCATTAGCCAAACTCATTCGCCGCAATGCAGAGATAAAATCAACTGTAGTGCAGGCCGATGAATTTGAGAAAGGCGAACGCCGCCTGCTGAACTTTGGCCATACCCTGGGACATGCTATTGAAAATATGTATGAGCTCAGTCATGGTCAGGCCATTAGTATTGGTATGACCGCCGCCTGCCAGATCTCGGAAAAGCTGGTGAAGTTTAAAGACAGTGAGCGCGTAATTGACGTGCTTGACAAATATGGATTGCCCACGCTGGCCAACTTTGATAAACCGAAAGCATTTGAGGTGTTGAAGATGGATAAGAAGCGGGAGCAAAAGGAAATGAATTACGTGTTATTGGAGAAGATAGGTAAGGGTATAGTGAAAACGATCCCAATGACACAGTTAGAGAAGATTGTTAATGAACTTTAG
- a CDS encoding transposase → MNSQTSKVYLFIHVITCVKNKEPLLTKPVRTVLFAHIKKHATENGINVLSVNGTDDHMHAVMQMMPTQNLAQIMKSIRTDSANWINEGNFIKSQFEWEEGFAALSVSPSGIKQVLEYLDKQEEHHKTKTLDSELEVFQKIQI, encoded by the coding sequence ATGAATAGCCAAACCAGCAAAGTGTATTTGTTCATTCATGTAATCACTTGTGTAAAGAACAAAGAGCCTTTGTTGACCAAGCCTGTTCGTACTGTTTTATTTGCCCACATTAAAAAGCATGCAACAGAAAATGGGATCAACGTGCTGTCGGTCAACGGCACGGATGATCACATGCATGCCGTGATGCAAATGATGCCTACACAAAACCTGGCGCAGATCATGAAAAGCATCCGCACCGATTCTGCCAACTGGATCAATGAAGGCAACTTTATCAAGAGCCAGTTTGAGTGGGAGGAAGGGTTCGCTGCTTTGAGTGTAAGCCCCAGTGGAATAAAACAGGTGTTGGAATATCTTGATAAACAGGAAGAACATCATAAAACGAAGACGCTGGACAGTGAGCTGGAAGTTTTTCAGAAAATTCAGATTTGA
- a CDS encoding chorismate mutase, with protein MEQTSTTMRETVQQIWKKRPIIISGPCSAETEEQVLETATRLAKTGKVDMLRAGIWKPRTRPGSFEGIGTKGLPWMQQAKKITGLPVTVEVATAKQVEDALTFEVDVLWIGARTTVNPFSVQEVADALRGVDVPVLIKNPINPDLELWTGAVERVAKAGIKQIGLIHRGFSSYGNTEYRNAPMWHLAIEMKRRNPELLMINDPSHISGRRDILLDVAQKAIDLDMDGLIIESHIDPDKAWSDAKQQITPEKLGEMIGAIQWRREDVNSEEYHAALEKLRQQINHLDDELMQILGQRMKVAEKIGEYKKNNNITILQTNRWNEILERAFQKGEKLNLSKEFITKYFDAVHMESINHQNKIMNS; from the coding sequence ATGGAACAAACATCAACAACCATGAGAGAGACGGTGCAACAGATATGGAAAAAACGCCCGATCATTATCAGTGGACCTTGCAGTGCCGAAACAGAAGAGCAGGTACTGGAAACCGCTACCCGTTTAGCAAAAACCGGAAAGGTAGATATGCTGCGTGCCGGTATCTGGAAACCACGTACCCGTCCTGGTAGTTTTGAAGGCATTGGAACCAAAGGCTTACCCTGGATGCAACAGGCTAAAAAGATCACCGGTTTACCCGTAACAGTAGAAGTAGCTACTGCAAAACAGGTAGAAGATGCGTTGACCTTTGAAGTAGATGTACTGTGGATTGGCGCCCGTACAACGGTGAACCCTTTCAGCGTACAGGAAGTAGCAGATGCTTTACGTGGTGTTGATGTCCCCGTGTTGATCAAAAACCCTATCAATCCCGACCTGGAACTGTGGACGGGCGCCGTTGAGCGTGTAGCCAAAGCAGGTATTAAACAAATAGGTTTGATCCACCGCGGATTCAGTTCTTATGGTAATACCGAATACCGGAATGCGCCCATGTGGCACCTGGCTATCGAAATGAAACGCCGCAATCCGGAATTATTAATGATCAACGATCCTTCACATATCAGTGGTCGCCGCGATATCCTGCTCGATGTAGCCCAGAAAGCTATTGACCTGGATATGGACGGTTTGATCATCGAAAGCCATATCGATCCGGATAAAGCATGGAGCGATGCCAAGCAACAGATCACCCCTGAAAAACTGGGCGAAATGATCGGTGCTATCCAATGGCGCAGAGAAGATGTAAACTCCGAAGAATATCACGCCGCATTAGAAAAATTGCGTCAGCAGATCAATCACCTCGATGATGAACTGATGCAGATCCTGGGTCAACGGATGAAGGTGGCAGAAAAAATTGGTGAATACAAAAAGAACAACAACATCACCATTCTGCAAACCAACCGTTGGAATGAGATCCTGGAAAGAGCATTCCAGAAAGGTGAAAAACTAAACCTTAGCAAAGAGTTCATCACCAAATACTTTGATGCTGTACACATGGAGAGCATCAACCACCAGAATAAGATCATGAATTCGTAA
- a CDS encoding DEAD/DEAH box helicase — MITFDALGLDERLIQATNALGYVNPTPIQEQAIPVLLSGTKDLVGLAQTGTGKTAAFGLPLLHLVNEQLKHPQALVVCPTRELCMQIVNEVEGFKKFIPGMFVAAVYGGAPIGQQIRELRRGVQIVVATPGRLIDLIERKAIDLEQIQYVILDEADEMLNMGFQDDIEFILKNTPKREATWLFSATMPPEIRRVSKRYMKDPIEVTVGKVNSANKNIDHQYYLTSAQHRYEALKRLIDFNPGIYGIIFTRTKADAQDIAEKLTREGYDIDALHGDLTQQQRDKVMGDFREKTLQLLIATDVAARGIDVQGITHVINYELPDDVEVYTHRSGRTGRAGKTGVCMSIVHVRELGKMRQIQTIVQAPFHKLEIPTGKDVCRKQFYHFMDKLLQLEVNEGDYEAYVPMLEEKFADVSKEEILKRVAALEFDRFLKYYENAEDLNVREQRRGERVTGERLTVRRDGGGDRRGQFADTRGRKFGNGGGGDYTKLFVNLGTKDGFYKASFLQFILDMSELQKDVLGRIDMKEMNSWIEIDKRVASQMIRSIDGKNYKGRRIRMNEADSRR, encoded by the coding sequence ATGATTACATTTGATGCATTGGGTTTAGATGAACGGCTGATACAGGCTACCAATGCTTTAGGATATGTTAACCCCACCCCCATTCAGGAGCAGGCGATTCCTGTTTTACTGAGCGGAACAAAAGATCTGGTGGGTTTGGCGCAAACGGGTACAGGTAAAACGGCTGCATTTGGGCTACCCCTGTTGCATTTGGTGAATGAGCAGTTGAAACATCCCCAGGCATTAGTGGTTTGTCCTACAAGGGAATTGTGCATGCAGATCGTGAACGAAGTGGAAGGGTTTAAAAAATTTATACCCGGTATGTTTGTGGCGGCGGTATACGGCGGCGCCCCAATAGGCCAGCAGATCCGCGAGCTGAGAAGAGGTGTACAGATCGTTGTAGCCACACCAGGCCGGTTGATCGATTTAATAGAACGCAAGGCTATTGACCTGGAACAGATCCAGTACGTGATTCTGGATGAAGCCGATGAAATGTTGAACATGGGCTTCCAGGACGATATTGAATTCATTTTGAAGAACACCCCCAAACGTGAAGCCACGTGGTTGTTCAGCGCTACCATGCCTCCGGAAATTCGCCGGGTAAGCAAAAGGTACATGAAAGATCCGATCGAGGTTACAGTGGGTAAAGTGAATTCTGCCAACAAGAACATCGACCACCAGTACTACCTTACCAGTGCACAGCACCGGTACGAAGCCCTGAAACGGTTGATCGATTTTAACCCGGGCATTTACGGCATCATTTTTACGCGTACAAAAGCCGATGCCCAGGATATTGCCGAAAAATTAACCCGCGAAGGATACGACATTGATGCGCTGCATGGCGATTTAACCCAGCAGCAACGCGATAAGGTAATGGGCGATTTTCGCGAAAAAACCTTACAGCTCTTAATAGCAACGGATGTGGCCGCCCGCGGTATCGACGTACAGGGTATCACCCACGTTATCAACTACGAGTTACCCGATGATGTGGAAGTATACACCCATAGAAGCGGCAGAACCGGCCGTGCCGGTAAAACCGGGGTGTGTATGTCTATCGTGCATGTGCGGGAGCTGGGAAAAATGCGGCAGATACAAACCATTGTACAGGCGCCTTTCCACAAGCTCGAGATTCCAACAGGCAAGGACGTTTGCCGCAAACAGTTCTACCACTTTATGGATAAACTGTTGCAGTTAGAGGTGAACGAGGGCGATTATGAAGCCTATGTGCCTATGCTCGAAGAGAAGTTTGCCGACGTTAGCAAGGAAGAGATCCTGAAACGCGTGGCAGCCCTGGAGTTCGACCGTTTTTTGAAATATTATGAGAACGCGGAAGACCTGAACGTACGTGAACAACGTCGTGGTGAACGGGTAACCGGTGAACGCTTAACCGTGAGAAGAGATGGTGGTGGCGACAGAAGAGGACAATTTGCCGATACCAGAGGCCGGAAGTTCGGCAACGGCGGCGGTGGTGACTATACCAAGTTATTTGTGAACCTGGGTACAAAAGATGGCTTTTATAAAGCCAGCTTCCTGCAGTTCATCCTGGATATGAGCGAACTGCAAAAAGATGTACTCGGTCGTATAGATATGAAAGAAATGAATAGCTGGATCGAGATTGACAAACGCGTTGCCAGTCAGATGATCCGGTCTATTGACGGAAAGAATTATAAAGGCCGGAGGATCCGGATGAACGAGGCCGACAGCAGACGATAA
- a CDS encoding prephenate dehydrogenase, giving the protein MFNTVTIVGVGLISGSFSLALKERALVKKVIGVSRTEASAQKAIELGLIDEALPLEEAVKQADLIYVAIPVDATIGVMQQVMNMITDKQIVADAGSTKHALCAALANHPKRHRFVATHPMWGTEYSGPEAAVRNAFAGRSCVICEKEKSDATAVANMEEIYRQLGMNLVYMDADSHDMHTAYISHISHITSFALANTVLEKEKEEGTIFDLAGGGFESTVRLAKSNPAMWVPIFKQNREHVLDVLNEHISQLRKFKACLEKENYDYLLELIEQANKIKRILK; this is encoded by the coding sequence ATGTTCAACACCGTTACCATAGTTGGGGTAGGCTTAATCAGCGGTTCCTTTAGCCTGGCTTTAAAAGAGCGGGCCCTGGTTAAAAAAGTGATCGGGGTAAGCCGTACAGAAGCAAGCGCCCAAAAAGCCATAGAGCTGGGTTTAATAGACGAAGCATTGCCTTTGGAAGAAGCGGTAAAACAAGCCGATCTCATATACGTAGCCATCCCGGTTGACGCCACCATTGGGGTAATGCAACAGGTGATGAATATGATAACCGATAAACAAATTGTGGCCGATGCGGGTAGTACCAAACATGCCCTGTGTGCCGCGCTGGCCAACCATCCCAAGCGCCACCGGTTTGTAGCCACGCATCCTATGTGGGGAACAGAGTACAGCGGTCCTGAAGCCGCCGTGCGTAATGCCTTTGCCGGCCGTAGCTGTGTGATCTGTGAAAAGGAAAAAAGCGATGCTACAGCGGTGGCAAACATGGAAGAAATATACCGCCAGTTAGGGATGAACCTGGTGTACATGGATGCCGACAGTCATGATATGCACACGGCCTACATCAGCCATATTTCCCACATCACCTCCTTTGCCCTGGCCAATACGGTACTGGAAAAGGAGAAGGAAGAAGGTACCATTTTTGACCTGGCCGGTGGTGGTTTTGAAAGTACCGTGCGGCTTGCAAAAAGTAACCCGGCGATGTGGGTGCCTATTTTCAAACAGAACCGCGAGCATGTGCTGGATGTATTGAACGAGCACATAAGCCAGTTGCGCAAGTTCAAAGCCTGTTTGGAAAAGGAAAACTATGACTATTTGCTGGAGCTTATTGAGCAGGCGAATAAGATAAAAAGGATACTGAAATAG
- a CDS encoding pyridoxal phosphate-dependent aminotransferase codes for MHTSKRLDGIGEYYFSQKLREIDELNKQGKNVINLGIGSPDLPPHADVIKTLQEESAKPNVHAYQSYKGSPALRKAISDWYKQWYDVELNPDTEILPLLGSKEGIMHICMTYLNAGDKVLVPNPGYPTYRSAVKLAGGECVDYDLTEANNWEPDFDALDKLVAAGGTFKLMWINYPQMPTGQLPSASLFEKVVAFGKKHQILICHDNPYSFILNENPASLMHVPGAKEVAIELNSLSKSHNMAGWRVGSLVGAKERIDEVLRFKSNMDSGMFLPAQLAAAKALQLPKSWYDEVNATYKKRREKVFELLDLLQCVYDKNQAGMFVWAKIPAAYKTGYELSDEVLYGTGVFITPGGIFGKAGDGYIRVSLCSTEEKFAESIQRIKAFKPALKVN; via the coding sequence ATGCATACTTCAAAGAGATTAGATGGTATAGGTGAATACTATTTTTCGCAAAAGCTGCGGGAGATAGATGAATTGAATAAACAGGGCAAGAACGTTATCAACCTTGGTATTGGCAGTCCCGACCTGCCCCCGCATGCCGATGTGATAAAGACCCTGCAGGAAGAAAGCGCCAAACCGAATGTGCATGCTTATCAAAGTTATAAAGGCTCACCTGCCTTGCGCAAAGCCATCAGTGACTGGTATAAGCAATGGTATGATGTTGAATTGAACCCTGATACAGAGATATTACCCCTGCTGGGAAGCAAGGAAGGCATCATGCACATTTGCATGACCTACCTGAACGCAGGCGATAAAGTACTGGTGCCCAACCCGGGTTACCCCACTTACAGAAGCGCCGTAAAATTAGCGGGCGGTGAGTGTGTTGATTATGATTTAACCGAAGCCAACAATTGGGAGCCCGATTTTGATGCGCTGGATAAACTGGTGGCCGCCGGTGGTACCTTTAAGCTGATGTGGATCAACTATCCCCAAATGCCTACAGGCCAGCTGCCTTCTGCCAGCCTGTTTGAAAAGGTAGTGGCGTTTGGAAAGAAGCACCAGATACTTATTTGTCATGATAACCCTTATAGTTTCATCCTCAATGAGAACCCTGCCAGCTTAATGCATGTGCCCGGCGCCAAAGAGGTGGCTATTGAGCTGAACTCGCTGAGTAAGTCGCACAACATGGCCGGCTGGCGGGTAGGGTCACTGGTGGGCGCCAAAGAACGCATTGACGAAGTATTGCGGTTTAAAAGCAATATGGACAGCGGCATGTTCCTGCCGGCGCAATTAGCGGCTGCCAAAGCATTACAACTGCCCAAAAGCTGGTACGATGAAGTGAACGCCACTTACAAAAAACGCCGGGAGAAAGTATTTGAGCTGCTCGATCTGTTGCAATGCGTGTATGATAAAAACCAGGCCGGGATGTTTGTTTGGGCAAAGATCCCCGCTGCTTATAAAACCGGTTACGAGCTGAGCGATGAAGTGTTGTACGGTACCGGGGTATTCATAACACCCGGCGGCATTTTTGGGAAAGCCGGTGATGGCTATATACGGGTAAGCCTGTGCAGTACAGAAGAAAAATTTGCAGAAAGCATTCAACGGATAAAAGCATTTAAACCAGCATTAAAAGTTAACTAA
- a CDS encoding prephenate dehydratase — MVDRKQQQESTDATPGSTGQQGTGIRVSIQGYEGSFHQVAARQFFGKNVEVIPCATFRDVVKIASNKKESNGGLMAIENSIAGSILPNYNLLQKSSLQIIGEVYLPIKQQLLVNPGVQLEDIREVHSHHMAIQQCLEFLDKYNWKLVETEDTALSAKHIQQHRSKHIAAIASKLAADLFNLDVIAPNIHTLKNNYTRFLVLVPQEVAQPVADANKASVNFHTDHSRGSLARVLSRIADVGINLSKLQSSPIPGTDFQYSFYADMEFDSLDQFNAVIDSIKPVTQELRVYGIYKNGKNKE; from the coding sequence ATGGTTGATCGAAAACAACAACAGGAGAGCACCGATGCAACGCCAGGAAGCACTGGCCAGCAGGGTACAGGAATAAGGGTTTCTATCCAGGGGTATGAAGGAAGTTTTCACCAGGTAGCAGCCCGGCAATTCTTCGGAAAAAATGTAGAAGTGATACCCTGCGCCACGTTTCGCGATGTTGTAAAAATTGCGAGTAATAAAAAAGAAAGCAACGGTGGCCTGATGGCGATTGAAAACTCCATCGCCGGCAGCATTCTCCCCAACTACAACCTGTTGCAAAAGAGTAGTCTGCAGATCATCGGGGAGGTATACCTGCCTATAAAACAACAACTGTTAGTTAATCCGGGCGTTCAGTTAGAAGATATCCGCGAAGTGCACTCCCACCACATGGCCATTCAGCAGTGCCTCGAGTTCCTCGACAAATACAACTGGAAGCTGGTAGAAACGGAGGACACGGCCTTAAGCGCTAAACACATTCAGCAGCACCGCAGTAAACACATAGCCGCCATTGCCAGCAAACTCGCCGCCGACCTCTTCAACCTCGATGTAATTGCTCCCAACATTCATACTTTAAAAAATAACTATACCCGGTTCCTGGTGCTGGTGCCACAGGAGGTAGCGCAACCAGTAGCCGATGCCAATAAAGCTTCCGTGAATTTTCATACGGATCACTCACGCGGCAGTTTGGCCAGGGTGCTTAGCCGAATTGCAGACGTCGGCATTAATTTAAGCAAGCTACAAAGCTCACCCATACCCGGTACCGACTTTCAATACAGCTTTTATGCCGATATGGAATTTGATTCCCTCGACCAGTTCAATGCGGTGATCGATAGTATAAAACCAGTCACTCAGGAATTGAGAGTTTATGGGATTTATAAGAATGGAAAGAATAAGGAATAA